From the Streptococcus halotolerans genome, the window GTTGATTGATTTATAGGTATAATCAAAACCTTGCTCTTTAGCCAATTGTTCGAGGTTTTCGTAAAGAGTACCGCCTTTTTCGAAATCATCCTTAGATACTGCTACAATATTTCCAGTATTAGTATCTACCTCATAGATGGTTGTTACTTTATCTGTAGAAGTATTACCATTGACGGTACCAGATTTTTGAACGTAAAAAATTCCAGGTTTATTGCTAAAGCGTCCAAGTTTTTCCCATCCATCTTTGTCTAAAACTTCTTCAGCTGTTGGTGCTACCAAGGCTGCAGGTTGTGGCTGTGTGATAGCACGGAAACCGGTCATAGGTGTGGCAGATTGGCCTTGTTCAGGGAAGGCTTCCGCACGTTTTTGTGCTTTTTTAGCTTCTTTTGCCAACAACTCTAAAACGGCTAAGTCAGTCGTTTCTTTCAAGCGTGCCACGTAGCTCGCTTTGACAGCGTCTGAAAGTAGATCGTAGCTTGAGATAGCAGCTTCTGTTTTCACCTTTAGGGCTTCAAGTTCTGCGGCTAGTGTTTGGCTATCCTTGTCTGCTGGTGCTGCTTCAGTAGCAGATGGAGCAGACGTTGGTTCAGTTGTTGGCGCAGAACTTGGTGCTACAGGTGCTGCTGGTGTGACAACTTCTGGACTAGCTGGGGCAGCTGGGGCTGCAGGCTCTGCAGTTGCTACAGGTGCCTTTGCTTCTTCAGCAGTAGCTGTATCTGCTAAAGCAGCTTCTTCTTCAGTAGTAGCTTCTTCAGTTGTAGCAGTATCAGTAGCCGTAGTGTCTGCAGTGGCTTCAGTATCACTTTGCTCTGCTGTTTGGGCATCAGGTGCCGCTACTTCTGTTTCAGTCGCGTCTGCTTCTGATTGGCCCACAGGGTCTTTCTCTGGTGTCGGTGCGCTGACAGCAGAAGTTGTTTGTTCATCCTTAGTTAGCGTGTTAGCAGACGCATCTGGTCCTGCCAAACCTAAAAGGACAGTCCCTAAAAGGACGGACGCAGCTCCAAACGAATACTTACGAATAGAGAAGCGCTGTTTTTGTTTAAAAAACATAATAACCTCCTGGTCTCTTCTTAAAAAATTTTATGACCTCTAATTAACGTCTAAAAGTCAACTCTATACTATACTTATTAGGGTTAAAAATCAAGTATTATAACCACTTGTTTTAAGAGTTTTATGATAAATTGTAACAAATTCTTTTTTAAATATTATTTTTTAATCTCAGTCATTTAAAAGTTTTATTTTTTATTATTTTATTGTAATCAGGAAATAATGAAACTGATATTTTAAGAAACTAATCTGTCATGAAATACCCTCTTTTTTGCCATCTATTTTTGAATTGTCAGTTATTTGATACCACCCTGTAAAGGGATGGCTAATGTTATACCTACCACTCAACTACAAGGCTATTTTAAACACTTTGAGAGCCTGTTTTATGCCAAAATGGCATAACAGTCACTAATAAGAAAAGAAGCTGGACAATAATCTCCAGCTTCTATATATATCGCTAATTAATTTCAAATGCCACGATTGGCTAACCTCTCCTTTTTCCTACTTTCCTACCAAACGTCTCTTAGGCAGTTTAAAGGGATGACGGTAAGACATTGACATCACAGGATTAGCATTACCGATAATAGCTAGTCACCTTTCCCTTATTCTGCTGCTGTAATATCTGATCTCATTTGGTCCAAATTAAAGTCAGACTTGAGGTATTTTTCATCTGAAACTGGAAAACGTTGGTCCAGTTGGTCTATATCTCCAATTTCGATGCGACCATTTGTCATGACATAATCCATGATATGCCCACCAAAACTATGGTCATCTGATAGAAAATGCAAGTGATAACCTGCTACACCGATACCATGAAAAAGATCTGGCGTCCAGATACCAACAATTGTTCCACTGACATTTTCTGCCGTGTGTTCGGGTTGATTTGCCGCCACTGTTACGAATGATTCGCCTGTTTTAGCAGTTGGAATCATGCGCACATGCATTTTTTGGAAATTTCCATGCATTTTAAAGGATTTAAAAAGATTTTTCCCCTCAAAATAAGTCTCTATTTTAGCCTGTAAATCGTTATCTGAAATCACTTGATTTTGTGTAAAGGAGTGAGACGCTCTGTGCGGGACAACTGCTGCATAGGGCACCTTCATCTCAGAAGAAACCTCTAAAACTTCAAGCCGACCATCTGTCGATTTGGCCTGATAGGCCTTACCGTCTAGAACAATCAACTCACCATCAATTTGATCAAGTGTTCCAATCCCAATATCTCCATGTTCTAGCAGCTCACCGATAGTCATGGTGCCATCATAAAGCCCTGTCATCAAAGCACCCAAGGTGCCATATTGAAAGAGTTTGGTTATTTGTTTCATAGGTCACTCCTTAATAGAATTCGTCAGGAAGAATGGTTTCACCAAGCTTGATATTATCTTTGTAGTCCACTGGCACATCAATCAAGACAGGGCCATTAGCTGCTTCAGCAAGTGCTTTTTCCAAAATAGTAGAAAACTCTTCCTTGCTAGTTGCACGGTAACCTTTTGCGCCAAAGCTTTCAGCGTATCTGACATAGTCAACTGGACCGAATGCGACGCCTGAAGAACGGCCGTATTTCATTTCTTCTTGGAATTCCA encodes:
- the budA gene encoding acetolactate decarboxylase — translated: MKQITKLFQYGTLGALMTGLYDGTMTIGELLEHGDIGIGTLDQIDGELIVLDGKAYQAKSTDGRLEVLEVSSEMKVPYAAVVPHRASHSFTQNQVISDNDLQAKIETYFEGKNLFKSFKMHGNFQKMHVRMIPTAKTGESFVTVAANQPEHTAENVSGTIVGIWTPDLFHGIGVAGYHLHFLSDDHSFGGHIMDYVMTNGRIEIGDIDQLDQRFPVSDEKYLKSDFNLDQMRSDITAAE